The following proteins are co-located in the Nitrospinota bacterium genome:
- a CDS encoding NAD(P)H-dependent oxidoreductase subunit E, which produces MSGFTFSEEQEKEIESILAKYPFKKSAMLPLLTLVQRAERVVSPEAMVAISQKLDCSPAYVQSVMSFYTMYHTRKMGKYIILFCINISCQLNGCDKLLEYTAKKLNIEVGETTPDEKFSLLREECLADCTNAPMMRVNDTFYGDLTEQRIDQILDSLE; this is translated from the coding sequence ATGTCTGGTTTTACATTTTCAGAAGAGCAGGAAAAGGAAATTGAAAGCATTTTAGCTAAATATCCTTTTAAAAAATCGGCAATGCTGCCTTTGCTGACTCTTGTGCAGCGCGCTGAAAGAGTGGTTTCACCGGAGGCCATGGTGGCTATCAGTCAGAAGCTGGATTGTTCGCCAGCCTACGTTCAATCAGTCATGTCGTTTTACACGATGTACCACACCAGGAAGATGGGCAAATACATTATCCTGTTCTGCATCAACATCAGTTGCCAGTTGAACGGTTGCGATAAGTTGCTCGAGTATACGGCGAAAAAACTGAATATTGAGGTTGGCGAAACAACGCCAGACGAAAAATTCTCTCTGCTTCGGGAAGAATGCCTGGCGGACTGCACCAACGCTCCGATGATGCGAGTCAATGATACTTTTTATGGAGATTTGACGGAGCAGCGTATCGACCAGATTCTTGATTCTTTGGAATGA